TTTCTTACGTTTCAACCGAAAGTAAAAGGAAGCATATCGGTTTTATGCCAACGGGGAAAACGGCTTTAAATTCTCAAATACGGATCTTAGGAAATTTGCTTTTGGCTCGTATTGAGTTATTCAAGTATTACAGAGTAAAGGAAAATTTATCACAAGAAGAAGCAATAAGCCGAGAAAATAATTTTTGGACAATTGTTTCATTTTACAACAGTCTGCGTGATGTTGGTAAGGTTTACAACAAGGTGCCTGCGGAAATTTCGGATTTCTTGAAACTCTTACACAACCGCTACCAATTTAATAAACAAATTTACGGCTTTAACTATTTTGGGCTTGCAGGAAGAACAAAAGAATTGACGAGTAGAATAGAAAGTAATTCTATCAAGAAGCTATTGGACGAACTCGAAATGAAATTCAGTCTAATTGCAAAAGACGGATGGAGTTTCGTTCAAAACACAGTCGATTTGGTTTTAGCTTCAAATATGTTTTCAGTTGGTATTGATATTGAACGACTGAACGTAATGCTAATGAACGGTCAACCCAAAAATGTTGCTGAATACATTCAAGCATCAAGTCGCGTTGGAAGAAAAGACAAAGGGGTTGTTATCAATTTATTGGATGCCAATCGCTCAAGAGACAAGTCGTATTTTGAAAATTACGTTCCTTTCAATAACGCTTATTACAAATTTGTAGAACCGTTAAGTGTTACGCCATTTACCGAAATTGCTTTGGATAAAGTTTTGGCGAGCTTGTTGGTTTGTTTTGTCCGTCACAAACAAGGTTTATATCTCGACAAAAGAGCCAAAGATTTCACAGGCAATTATGAGGAGCTAAAAACTTTCATTTCGGAAAGAATCAAAAACAAAAAGCAATTGGATTATGCCTTGGACAAATTGAAGGGTTTAGCCGAAAAATGGACGACAAAAGAAGGCGATTTGACCTATAAAATTTTGATTAAAAAAATGTCCGATTTAGACGATTGGAGTTTAATGATGTCAATGAGAGAAATAGATACGAACAGCATTGTAAAAATAATAAACAGATAATGGGACAATTTGAGCAAATACAAACAAGAAAAGCCATTAGTTCGTATGGTGGCGTTGGTTCTATTATAGAAACAAGAGACGGTTCAATATTGATTGACAACTTCAACGAATGGCCTTTTTTTCAAACCATAAACGGACAATTTGAAGAACATAATTTTGTCATTGACAAAAGATTCAAAAACCGATTGAGCAAGTATTTTCAAGAGTTAGAACACTTGATAAAAATTCCTGTTAACGATTTAAAACAAGGCTATAGACCTGAAAATCCATTTGCTTTTTTATCTGCAAAATATTTTCCAGAGTGGTTTTATTGTAATAACTGTAACCGTTTTGATAGAATTGACAAGTGGAAAATCAATTGGGAAAATAATGTTGATTCGTATCATAAAGACAATTTTTATCCGCCCAAATGTTACAGTTGCTACGTTAAAAACAGAGATAGAAAAAGAAAGTTCTATGATTTGGAACAAGTTCGTTTTGTCCTAACATCGCCAAATGGAGAAATTGCTGATATACCTTGGGATAAATGGTCATTATTCAGAGGTAATAAAAAAGGCGAAAAAACAGAATCCAACGAATCACCAAGCGAAGAAGAAATTATCACACTTGCAAACATTCAAGTTCCGGATGATGTGATTTTTGAATACAAAACATCCGATAAAATGGATGATTTAAAGGGTATTTGGATAATTGCCAAAAGAAAAAACGGAGAGCAAATAAACTTTACAACGCTTTCGGGTTTATTCGATTTAAGGGTGAAAATTCAAGAATTGATTCCGAACACAAAGGAAACGGACATTCTATTTAAACCTGTTATTCGTTCAAGTAACAGCGTTTACTACCCAAATATTTTGTCGAGTATTTTCATTCCTGCCAATGATGAGCTAAATGAGTTTTCAATCAACTTGGTTAAAGAAGAATACAATGACGGAAGTAATGCCCAAACAATTTCGAGAAACCTAAAACGCTATAAAAACATAGACATAGATTCCGAAACAGTTCAGAAACTGATTGATAACAATTTCAGCGAAAAAAACCTTGAAATTGCAAAAACTGAAAATGAATATCGGTTTGACGAATATAAATTCATTACTGAAAAAGATAGCGAGAGAATTGACGATAAATTGATTTTCAATAAAATAAACAGTTCTTTTTTTCAAAGTGATTTGATAAAATCCGTTTTCAAAATGGATAAAATAAAAATTTCGTCTGTTCAGACTTCGTACACAAGGCAAGAGCCA
This Cecembia calidifontis DNA region includes the following protein-coding sequences:
- the drmB gene encoding DUF1998 domain-containing protein, whose amino-acid sequence is MGQFEQIQTRKAISSYGGVGSIIETRDGSILIDNFNEWPFFQTINGQFEEHNFVIDKRFKNRLSKYFQELEHLIKIPVNDLKQGYRPENPFAFLSAKYFPEWFYCNNCNRFDRIDKWKINWENNVDSYHKDNFYPPKCYSCYVKNRDRKRKFYDLEQVRFVLTSPNGEIADIPWDKWSLFRGNKKGEKTESNESPSEEEIITLANIQVPDDVIFEYKTSDKMDDLKGIWIIAKRKNGEQINFTTLSGLFDLRVKIQELIPNTKETDILFKPVIRSSNSVYYPNILSSIFIPANDELNEFSINLVKEEYNDGSNAQTISRNLKRYKNIDIDSETVQKLIDNNFSEKNLEIAKTENEYRFDEYKFITEKDSERIDDKLIFNKINSSFFQSDLIKSVFKMDKIKISSVQTSYTRQEPIASSAILDDEDPEKTTIESIVKKFTSTYGKTTKYLPAIESFGEGVFFEFDNKALDEWIKNNPKIQERISILIGNKQQFESTFNEDFDLNPKYVLIHTFSHLIIKELEYLCGYPSTSIQERLYIDENAEMNGVLIYTIAGSEGSYGGITSICDDDRIGRLIESAMIRAIDCATDPICYHTHGQGVANLNLSACFSCTLLPETSCEKFNCYLDRRILVDKDYGYFKGLINRT